One window from the genome of Pseudonocardia hierapolitana encodes:
- a CDS encoding 50S ribosomal protein L25/general stress protein Ctc — protein sequence MAEARIDAETRTEFGKGAARRTRRAGKIPAVLYGHGTDPQHLSLPQVEFARVIREQGRNAVLTLNIGGTPQLALTKTVVTHPIRPYIEHVDLLVIRRGEKVSVEVQLVVTGDAAPGTMVSQELNTLEVEADVSSIPEQIEVSVEGLEVGTQIHASDVQLPAGTELKADAELLVVNIVPSPTEAQLEGEVDLEAAGVVEEPPSTPAASESAGSES from the coding sequence GTGGCCGAGGCCCGTATCGACGCCGAGACCCGCACGGAGTTCGGCAAGGGCGCAGCCCGCCGCACCCGTCGTGCCGGGAAGATCCCCGCCGTGCTCTACGGGCACGGCACCGACCCGCAGCACCTGTCGCTCCCGCAGGTGGAGTTCGCCCGGGTGATCCGCGAGCAGGGCCGCAACGCGGTGCTGACCCTCAACATCGGCGGCACGCCGCAGCTCGCCCTGACGAAGACGGTCGTCACGCACCCGATCCGCCCGTACATCGAGCACGTCGACCTGCTCGTGATCCGGCGGGGCGAGAAGGTGTCGGTCGAGGTCCAGCTCGTGGTCACCGGCGACGCCGCGCCGGGCACCATGGTCAGCCAGGAGCTCAACACGCTGGAGGTGGAGGCCGACGTCTCCAGCATCCCCGAGCAGATCGAGGTCTCCGTCGAGGGCCTCGAGGTGGGCACCCAGATCCACGCCTCCGACGTGCAGCTTCCCGCGGGCACCGAGCTGAAGGCCGACGCGGAGCTGCTCGTCGTCAACATCGTCCCGTCGCCCACCGAGGCGCAGCTCGAGGGTGAGGTCGACCTCGAGGCCGCCGGCGTCGTCGAGGAGCCGCCCTCGACCCCGGCCGCATCGGAGTCCGCCGGCTCGGAGAGCTGA
- a CDS encoding DUF4190 domain-containing protein, whose protein sequence is MQRSYEPAPPASHRRAEPRNGLGLAAAIVGPIGILFGLVPLTGFVAVICGLVAVPLALAGRSRYKKRIATNGRTAVAGLVSGILALALGVWGITIVFQATNELVATLEGAAPVSSGPVAGGGPDAPADAAAFDQRVTFDDGVAVEVTAPQAFTPGRYVFGNERDRAVSFEITIVNGSDQPLDTATAIVRATHSGRDAPLIFDLQNGMKGPPQGTVLPGKSITFPVAVSIGKDVADLQIDVSPGFVGDPAIFSGQV, encoded by the coding sequence GTGCAGCGGTCGTACGAGCCGGCGCCGCCTGCGAGCCACCGGCGGGCCGAGCCGCGCAACGGGCTCGGACTGGCGGCCGCCATCGTCGGTCCGATCGGCATCCTCTTCGGGCTCGTCCCGCTCACCGGGTTCGTGGCCGTGATCTGCGGTCTCGTCGCCGTCCCGCTCGCGCTCGCAGGCCGGTCCCGCTACAAGAAGCGAATCGCGACCAACGGCCGGACCGCTGTGGCGGGTCTCGTGTCGGGCATCCTCGCGCTGGCGCTCGGGGTGTGGGGCATCACGATCGTGTTCCAGGCGACCAACGAGCTCGTCGCGACGCTGGAAGGGGCGGCCCCGGTCTCCTCCGGGCCGGTGGCAGGTGGCGGGCCGGACGCGCCGGCGGATGCCGCTGCGTTCGACCAGCGGGTGACCTTCGACGACGGTGTGGCGGTCGAGGTGACGGCGCCGCAGGCGTTCACCCCCGGTCGGTACGTGTTCGGGAACGAGCGGGACCGCGCCGTGAGTTTCGAGATCACGATCGTCAACGGATCGGACCAGCCGCTCGACACGGCCACGGCGATCGTCCGGGCCACGCATTCCGGCCGGGATGCCCCACTGATCTTCGATCTCCAGAACGGCATGAAAGGCCCACCGCAGGGCACAGTCCTGCCCGGCAAGTCGATCACGTTCCCGGTCGCGGTATCGATCGGGAAGGATGTCGCCGATCTCCAGATCGACGTCAGCCCCGGATTCGTCGGCGACCCCGCGATCTTCTCAGGCCAGGTCTGA
- the pth gene encoding aminoacyl-tRNA hydrolase — protein sequence MSPGPALVIGLGNPGPDYAETRHNVGFGVVELLAARAGGGRFSKHRAGADVLEGRLAGRRVVFAKPRTYMNVSGGPVAGLVRYFSVPVEDLVVIHDDLDLGFGVIRLKRGGGEGGHNGLRSISASLGTKDYLRVRFGIGRPPGRQDPADFVLKRFSSTERKELDLAIDLAADAAEALLSDGLEPTQNRFHALSG from the coding sequence ATGTCGCCGGGCCCCGCACTGGTGATCGGGCTCGGCAACCCCGGCCCGGACTACGCCGAGACCCGGCACAACGTCGGGTTCGGCGTCGTCGAGCTGCTCGCGGCGCGGGCCGGCGGCGGGCGGTTCTCCAAGCACCGCGCAGGCGCGGACGTACTGGAGGGCAGGCTCGCCGGCCGCCGGGTCGTCTTCGCGAAGCCGCGCACCTACATGAACGTCTCGGGCGGGCCGGTCGCCGGCCTCGTCCGGTACTTCTCGGTGCCGGTCGAGGATCTCGTCGTGATCCACGACGACCTGGACCTCGGCTTCGGCGTGATCCGGCTCAAGCGCGGCGGCGGCGAGGGTGGCCACAACGGGCTGCGCTCGATCAGCGCGTCGCTCGGCACGAAGGACTACCTGCGCGTGCGGTTCGGCATCGGCCGTCCGCCGGGCCGCCAGGACCCCGCCGACTTCGTGCTCAAGCGCTTCTCGAGCACGGAGCGCAAGGAGCTGGACCTGGCGATCGACCTGGCGGCCGACGCCGCTGAGGCATTGCTCTCCGACGGCCTGGAGCCCACGCAGAACAGGTTCCACGCACTCAGCGGCTGA
- a CDS encoding fatty acyl-AMP ligase encodes MSRFLAMLLDSAARSPRGMTTGEPKQPVRRTWPEVHAIARRMAATLRAGTADLPAVEHGAAVGVLAGEPVSIAPAAQAVWLCGGSVTMLHQPTARTDLAAWAEDTVSVLRMIDARLVLLGAPFDALAPVLAERGIPFRALEGLGEGDIEPSADAASEDDTALLQLTSGSTAEPKAVRITHRNLFANLSGMVEASKLDVERDVMVSWLPLFHDMGMVGFLTVPMTTGLELVTVTPVDFLSRPLLWAELISKYGCTVTAAPNFAYAVLGRQLARAEEGSLDLSTLRIALNGAEPIDPEAVEAFTSAGAKFGLRPESVLAAYGMAETALGVSFAPVETGLQVDTIDADQLESHRRAVPAGDAPARRFPRLGPPLPGVEARVVGDDGRVLGEREVGVLQLRGDSVTPGYLTVDGPVATQDADGWLDTGDEGYLADGDVVVCGRRKDVIIMGGRNIYPTDIERAAATADDVRAGNTVAVRVPAGGEGGRHRESFAVAVESRKAGDAEAEQLIKKDVIRRVVSAVGVRPAEVVVLGPGTLPKTPSGKLRRAATAELLRGR; translated from the coding sequence ATGTCCCGGTTCCTCGCGATGTTGCTGGACTCCGCCGCGCGCTCTCCCCGGGGGATGACGACGGGCGAGCCGAAGCAGCCGGTGCGGCGCACGTGGCCCGAGGTGCACGCCATCGCCCGCCGGATGGCGGCGACCCTGCGCGCGGGGACCGCCGATCTCCCCGCGGTCGAGCACGGTGCCGCGGTGGGCGTGCTCGCGGGGGAGCCGGTGTCGATCGCCCCGGCCGCGCAGGCCGTGTGGCTGTGCGGGGGCAGCGTCACGATGCTGCACCAGCCCACCGCGCGCACCGACCTCGCCGCCTGGGCGGAGGACACGGTGTCCGTGCTGCGGATGATCGACGCGCGGCTCGTGCTGCTCGGCGCACCGTTCGACGCGCTCGCGCCCGTGCTCGCCGAGCGCGGCATCCCCTTCCGGGCGCTCGAGGGGCTCGGCGAGGGCGACATCGAGCCGTCCGCGGATGCCGCCTCCGAGGACGACACGGCACTCCTGCAGCTCACGAGCGGGTCGACCGCGGAGCCGAAGGCCGTGCGGATCACCCACCGCAACCTCTTCGCCAACCTCTCCGGAATGGTCGAGGCGTCGAAGCTCGACGTCGAGCGGGACGTGATGGTGTCGTGGCTGCCGCTCTTCCACGACATGGGGATGGTCGGGTTCCTGACCGTCCCGATGACCACGGGGCTGGAACTGGTGACGGTCACGCCCGTCGACTTCCTCAGCCGCCCGCTGCTGTGGGCCGAGCTGATCTCGAAGTACGGCTGCACGGTCACGGCGGCGCCGAACTTCGCCTACGCCGTGCTGGGACGCCAGCTCGCACGCGCCGAGGAGGGCTCGCTCGACCTCTCCACGTTGCGGATCGCGCTCAACGGCGCCGAGCCGATCGACCCGGAGGCCGTGGAGGCGTTCACCAGTGCGGGCGCGAAGTTCGGGCTGCGGCCGGAGTCGGTGCTCGCGGCGTACGGGATGGCGGAGACCGCGCTGGGCGTGTCGTTCGCGCCGGTCGAGACCGGTCTGCAGGTCGACACGATCGACGCCGACCAGCTGGAGTCGCACCGGCGTGCGGTACCGGCCGGGGACGCCCCGGCCCGCCGGTTCCCCCGCCTCGGGCCGCCGCTGCCCGGCGTCGAGGCTCGCGTCGTCGGCGACGACGGCCGTGTGCTCGGCGAGCGCGAGGTGGGCGTGCTGCAGCTGCGTGGCGATTCGGTGACCCCGGGGTACCTCACCGTCGACGGACCGGTCGCCACCCAGGACGCCGACGGCTGGCTCGACACCGGCGACGAGGGCTACCTCGCCGACGGCGACGTCGTGGTGTGCGGCCGCCGCAAGGACGTGATCATCATGGGTGGCCGCAACATCTACCCGACCGACATCGAGCGCGCCGCGGCCACCGCCGACGACGTGCGCGCGGGCAACACCGTCGCGGTGCGCGTGCCCGCCGGTGGCGAGGGTGGGCGGCACCGCGAGTCGTTCGCGGTGGCCGTCGAGTCGCGCAAGGCCGGTGACGCCGAGGCCGAGCAGCTGATCAAGAAGGACGTGATCCGCCGCGTGGTGTCCGCGGTGGGCGTGCGGCCCGCCGAGGTCGTGGTGCTCGGCCCGGGCACCCTCCCGAAGACGCCATCGGGGAAGCTGCGCCGCGCCGCAACCGCCGAGCTGCTCCGGGGCCGCTGA